A segment of the Dokdonella sp. genome:
CGCCGATTGCGCTGCTGATCCGCAACACCGACCAGCGCTCGAAGGACTACGGCGAACTGCTCGAAACGTTCCGTCCCGGCCACGCCGACTACACCTACTGGCAGAAGTACGGCATCCGCGATCCGCGCGGTGGCGGTCGTTCGTCTGCGCGCGAGACGACGATGCGCGTCGCTGCCGGTGTGGTTGCCAAGAAGTGGCTGGCTGAACACCACGGCATCTGCGTACGCGGGTGCGTCGTGCAAATCGGTGATCTGGTGCCGCGCTCGTTTGATTGGAAGGCGGTCGAGGGCAATCCTTTCTTCTGGCCCGATGCGGCGATGGTCGGCGAGCTCGAGGCGTTCATCGACGCGCTGCGCAAGGCCGGCGACTCGGTCGGTGCGCGTGTCGACGTGCTCGCCGACGGCGTGCCGCCAGGCTGGGGCGAGCCGATCTACGGCAAGCTCGACGGCGATCTCGCTGCGGCGCTGATGTCGATCAACGCAGTCAAGGCGGTCGGTATCGGCGATGGTTTCGATGTCGTGACTCAGAAGGGCACGCAGCATCGCGACGAGCTGACCCCGGAAGGGTTCCTCTCCAACCATGCCGGTGGCATCCTCGGCGGCATCAGCAGCGGCCAGCCCGTCGTCGCCAGTGTCGCCTTCAAGCCGACCTCGAGCATCCTGGTGCCGGGACGCAGCGTGAACCTTGCCGGTGCGGCGGTCGACGTGCGCACCAAGGGCCGCCACGATCCCTGCGTAGGCCTGCGCGCCGTGCCGATCGTCGAGGCGATGGTGGCCCTCGTGCTGATCGACCACGCCCTGCGTCACCGCGCGCAGTGCGGCGACGTCGGTGCGGTCACGCCGCGCGTGCCCGGCGTCGCGGGGCTCGTACCACGCGGCAATTGAGCCGCAACCTCGTTCCTCCGCACAATGTGCGGAGTGGACACCTTTCCGGACATCCCATGAGCCAGAAGTCGAGCTACAACGTCGCCCTCGTCGGTGCCACTGGCGCGGTTGGCGAGGCACTGATCGAGATCCTCGCCGAGCGGCGTTTTCCGATCGGCCAATTCGTGCCGCTGGCCAGCGCGAAAAGTGCCGGTGGAAAGGTTTCGCTCGGCGCCAAGCAGGCCACGGTGCGCGAGTTGGACAGCTTCGACTTCAAGGACATCGACATTGCCTTCTTCTCGGCCGGCGGCGCGGTCAGCCGGGTGCATGCGCCGCGCGCGGCGGCCGCCGGTGCGGTGGTCATCGACAACACGTCGGAGTTCCGTCGCGCCGAGGACGTGCCGCTGGTGGTCAGCGAGGTCAATCCGCAAGCGATCGCCGGCTATGCGCAGCGTGGCATCATCGCCAACCCGAACTGTTCGACCATGCAGATGTTGGTTGCGCTGGCGCCGATCCATCGAGCTGTCGGCATCGAGCGCATCAACGTGGCCACCTACCAGTCGGTGTCCGGCGCCGGGCGTTCGGGCATCGAGGAACTCGGCCGGCAGACCGCCGCCCTGCTCAATTTTCAGGATCCGGCGCCGACGAAGTTCCCGAAGCAGATTGCCTTCAATGTCATCCCGCACATCGACGACTTCCAGGACAACGGCTACACCCGCGAGGAAATGAAGATGGTGTGGGAGACGCGCCGCATCCTTGGTGACGATACGATCCAGGTGAACCCGACCGCGGTGCGTGTGCCGGTCTTCCTCGGTCACGCCGAGGCCGTGCACATCGAGACACGCGAAAAGATCAGCGCGGGGCGCGTGCGCGAACTGCTCGAAGGAGCGCCCGGAGTGCGCGTGATCGACGAGCGCAAGGCCGGCGGCTATCCGACGCCGGTAGGCGACGCGGCCGGCGCCGATCCGGTCTTCGTCGGCCGCATCCGCGAGGACATCTCGCATCCACGTGGCATCGCTTTGTGGGTCGTTGCCGACAATATCCGCAAGGGGGCTGCCCTCAATGCGGTCCAGATTGGTGAGCTATTGGTGAAAACGTATCTCTGATATAGAGTTACGATTGTGTTATAAGGCGTTTTCGAGCTTTTTCCGGCCGTTCCCAGGGGAGCGGTCGACCGTTGCAGACCACGCTTCCGG
Coding sequences within it:
- the aroC gene encoding chorismate synthase, with translation MSNTFGKLFTVTTFGESHGPAIGCVIDGCPPGLAIAPEEFRHDLERRATGRSRYTSQRREADEIEILSGVFEGRTTGTPIALLIRNTDQRSKDYGELLETFRPGHADYTYWQKYGIRDPRGGGRSSARETTMRVAAGVVAKKWLAEHHGICVRGCVVQIGDLVPRSFDWKAVEGNPFFWPDAAMVGELEAFIDALRKAGDSVGARVDVLADGVPPGWGEPIYGKLDGDLAAALMSINAVKAVGIGDGFDVVTQKGTQHRDELTPEGFLSNHAGGILGGISSGQPVVASVAFKPTSSILVPGRSVNLAGAAVDVRTKGRHDPCVGLRAVPIVEAMVALVLIDHALRHRAQCGDVGAVTPRVPGVAGLVPRGN
- a CDS encoding aspartate-semialdehyde dehydrogenase, which encodes MSQKSSYNVALVGATGAVGEALIEILAERRFPIGQFVPLASAKSAGGKVSLGAKQATVRELDSFDFKDIDIAFFSAGGAVSRVHAPRAAAAGAVVIDNTSEFRRAEDVPLVVSEVNPQAIAGYAQRGIIANPNCSTMQMLVALAPIHRAVGIERINVATYQSVSGAGRSGIEELGRQTAALLNFQDPAPTKFPKQIAFNVIPHIDDFQDNGYTREEMKMVWETRRILGDDTIQVNPTAVRVPVFLGHAEAVHIETREKISAGRVRELLEGAPGVRVIDERKAGGYPTPVGDAAGADPVFVGRIREDISHPRGIALWVVADNIRKGAALNAVQIGELLVKTYL